A part of Pararhizobium sp. A13 genomic DNA contains:
- a CDS encoding PQQ-dependent sugar dehydrogenase — MKKTLENLHKAAGLAMFLFSAPALAAGDVAQFSTEKASVQVETLASGLDNPWSVEVMPDGAFIITELGGGLRIIRDGKASSPIRGVPKSARQGQGGLLDVALDPGFVTNRTLFLSMAVADGSRYGTAIVRGMLSKDGKSLTDVKELFRMNKFTGKGQHFGSRIAIASDGSLFFGIGDRGERDRAQAMRDHAGSILHINPDGSIPADNPYKDGKAGLPEVWSKGHRNPQGIVIDPQNGQLLTVEHGARGGDEVNAPQPGKNYGWPVITYGKDYSGAEIGVGQAAEGYEQPLYYWDPSIAPGAIDVYHGAMFPQWEGDLLVSALKYQLLARLERDESGKIVSEERLFEGEFGRIRDVKVAPDGAVLLVTDGDDGALLRVSAADKKS; from the coding sequence ATGAAGAAGACGCTTGAAAACCTGCATAAGGCCGCCGGTCTGGCGATGTTCCTCTTCTCAGCCCCCGCCCTCGCCGCTGGCGACGTTGCGCAATTTTCGACCGAGAAGGCGTCCGTTCAGGTCGAAACGCTTGCCTCCGGGCTCGACAATCCCTGGTCCGTCGAAGTGATGCCGGACGGCGCCTTCATCATCACCGAGCTTGGCGGCGGCCTTCGCATCATTCGCGACGGCAAGGCATCTTCGCCGATCCGTGGCGTTCCGAAGAGCGCGCGCCAAGGGCAAGGCGGGCTTCTCGATGTCGCGCTCGATCCCGGCTTTGTAACCAACCGCACGCTTTTCCTGTCGATGGCGGTCGCGGATGGTAGCCGCTATGGAACGGCAATCGTGCGCGGCATGCTTTCAAAGGATGGAAAGAGCCTGACCGACGTCAAGGAACTCTTCCGGATGAACAAGTTCACCGGCAAGGGCCAGCATTTCGGATCGCGTATCGCGATTGCCTCCGACGGCAGCCTGTTCTTCGGCATCGGTGATCGCGGCGAGCGGGATCGGGCACAGGCCATGCGCGACCATGCGGGTTCCATTCTGCACATCAACCCGGACGGCAGCATCCCCGCAGACAATCCTTACAAGGACGGCAAGGCCGGGCTGCCGGAAGTCTGGTCGAAGGGACACCGCAATCCGCAGGGCATTGTCATCGACCCCCAAAATGGCCAGTTGCTGACCGTCGAGCATGGCGCGCGCGGCGGCGACGAAGTCAACGCACCGCAGCCAGGCAAAAACTACGGCTGGCCGGTGATTACCTATGGCAAGGACTATTCCGGCGCCGAGATTGGCGTCGGTCAGGCGGCGGAAGGCTACGAGCAGCCGCTCTACTATTGGGATCCCTCCATCGCGCCCGGCGCGATCGACGTCTATCATGGCGCGATGTTCCCGCAATGGGAGGGCGACCTGCTGGTATCGGCGCTGAAATACCAGCTGCTGGCGCGGTTGGAGCGCGATGAAAGCGGCAAGATCGTCTCGGAGGAACGCCTGTTCGAAGGCGAATTCGGCCGTATCCGCGACGTCAAGGTGGCGCCCGACGGCGCGGTGCTTTTGGTGACGGACGGAGACGATGGGGCGCTGCTGCGTGTTTCCGCGGCGGACAAGAAAAGCTGA
- a CDS encoding DMT family transporter: protein MTRIQANLFLLFSGAIWGAGFVAQSTAMDAIGPLWFIGLRFAIATAVAAPLALWEARKARRPMPKSGIRNFIWVGFALFAGAATQQIGLLTTSVTNSGFLTGLYVVFVPMLTVIFLRRKPHWITWPAAFMATFGIFLLSGGELARLTSGDVLTIVCAMFWAVQLMLVGIFAGSTGRPMALSVTQFAVCAVLGCAAGALFEPLDLAAVTNALPEILYAGFFSSGIGFICQVVGQRYTPAPQAAIFLSSEALFAALFGVLLLGETITLVGYVGCAIIFAAMLIVEIIPELTRPKAVAAEA, encoded by the coding sequence GTGACCCGCATCCAGGCCAATCTCTTCCTGCTGTTTTCCGGCGCCATCTGGGGTGCGGGCTTCGTTGCGCAATCGACGGCGATGGATGCGATCGGCCCGCTCTGGTTCATCGGCCTGCGCTTTGCCATTGCCACCGCGGTCGCAGCACCACTGGCGCTCTGGGAAGCCCGCAAGGCGCGCCGGCCGATGCCGAAATCGGGCATCCGCAATTTCATCTGGGTCGGGTTTGCGCTCTTTGCCGGCGCCGCCACGCAGCAGATCGGGCTTTTGACGACCAGCGTCACCAATTCGGGTTTCCTGACCGGGCTCTACGTGGTTTTCGTACCGATGCTGACCGTCATCTTCCTGCGCAGGAAACCCCACTGGATTACCTGGCCGGCAGCCTTCATGGCGACGTTCGGAATTTTCCTTCTGAGCGGCGGCGAGCTTGCGCGCCTGACCAGCGGCGATGTCCTGACGATCGTCTGCGCGATGTTCTGGGCCGTCCAACTCATGCTGGTCGGCATCTTTGCCGGCAGCACCGGCCGGCCGATGGCCCTCTCGGTGACCCAGTTCGCCGTTTGCGCCGTGCTCGGCTGCGCGGCAGGCGCCCTATTCGAGCCGCTCGATCTTGCAGCTGTGACGAACGCGCTGCCGGAAATCCTCTATGCCGGCTTCTTTTCCAGTGGCATCGGCTTCATCTGCCAGGTGGTCGGCCAGCGCTACACGCCCGCGCCGCAGGCGGCGATCTTCCTGTCGAGCGAAGCCCTGTTCGCTGCCCTGTTCGGTGTCCTGCTGCTCGGAGAAACGATAACCCTGGTCGGCTATGTCGGCTGCGCGATCATTTTCGCGGCGATGCTGATCGTGGAAATCATACCCGAACTGACGAGACCGAAGGCCGTTGCCGCCGAAGCCTGA
- a CDS encoding cold-shock protein, with the protein MAETGIVKFFNTDKGFGFIKPDNGGADIFVHISAVQASGLNGLSENQKVSFDTEPDRRGKGPKAVNLQVSG; encoded by the coding sequence ATGGCCGAGACTGGCATTGTTAAATTCTTCAACACCGACAAGGGCTTTGGTTTCATCAAACCCGATAACGGTGGCGCCGACATCTTCGTGCATATCTCCGCAGTGCAGGCCTCGGGCCTGAATGGACTGTCGGAAAATCAGAAGGTCAGCTTCGACACGGAACCGGATCGCCGCGGCAAAGGGCCGAAGGCGGTCAACCTGCAGGTCTCGGGCTAA
- a CDS encoding BA14K family protein produces MNTCIKAAVLALATAATVIPTVTSAQAEDWRRRHHHSDGDAVALGALGLATGVVIGGAIASQPRYQERVYVDPEPEYYEPRPVYRRARPVVVETYGELEPWTPGWYRYCSQRYRSFDSQSGTFVGYDGREYFCRAG; encoded by the coding sequence ATGAACACATGTATCAAAGCTGCCGTTCTTGCCCTTGCTACTGCGGCAACCGTCATCCCGACAGTAACGTCCGCACAGGCTGAAGATTGGCGCCGCCGGCACCACCACAGCGATGGTGATGCGGTTGCGCTCGGCGCTCTCGGCCTTGCCACCGGCGTAGTCATCGGCGGCGCCATTGCCAGCCAGCCGCGCTACCAGGAACGGGTTTATGTCGATCCGGAGCCCGAATATTACGAACCGCGTCCGGTCTATCGCCGCGCCCGCCCCGTAGTGGTCGAAACCTATGGCGAACTGGAGCCCTGGACCCCCGGCTGGTATCGCTATTGCTCGCAGCGCTATCGCTCGTTTGATTCCCAGTCCGGCACCTTTGTCGGTTATGACGGCCGGGAGTATTTCTGCAGGGCCGGCTGA
- a CDS encoding MBL fold metallo-hydrolase gives MLQAGIIPVTHFQQNCTVLFDGETKEGVIVDPGGDVDVILQTIKENGITLKAIWLTHGHIDHAGGAKELKQALGLDIIGPHKDDQPLLERLEAQAEKYGLAMKVENVLPDRWLEEGDTVSFGDHVFEVLHCPGHAPGHVVYFNRKQGFAHVGDVLFHGSIGRTDLPGGNHQQLLDSIRDKILPLGDSVGFICGHGPGGQIGEERRTNPYLRGL, from the coding sequence ATGCTACAGGCGGGCATCATTCCGGTTACTCATTTCCAGCAGAATTGCACCGTTCTGTTCGACGGCGAAACCAAGGAGGGCGTGATCGTCGATCCGGGCGGGGACGTCGATGTCATTCTGCAGACGATCAAGGAAAACGGCATCACCCTGAAGGCGATCTGGCTGACCCACGGCCATATCGATCATGCCGGCGGTGCCAAGGAACTCAAACAAGCCTTGGGGCTCGATATCATCGGCCCGCACAAGGACGACCAGCCGCTGCTCGAAAGGCTCGAAGCCCAGGCAGAAAAATACGGACTGGCAATGAAGGTTGAGAACGTGCTGCCGGACCGGTGGCTGGAAGAGGGCGATACGGTCTCCTTCGGCGATCATGTCTTCGAGGTGCTGCACTGTCCCGGCCATGCGCCCGGCCATGTCGTCTATTTCAACCGCAAACAGGGTTTCGCCCATGTCGGCGACGTCCTGTTTCACGGCTCGATCGGCCGCACGGATCTTCCCGGCGGCAATCACCAGCAGCTTCTTGATTCGATTCGCGACAAGATCCTGCCGCTCGGCGATAGCGTCGGTTTCATCTGCGGCCACGGGCCGGGAGGGCAGATCGGCGAGGAGCGCCGCACCAATCCCTATCTTCGCGGCCTGTAA
- a CDS encoding branched-chain amino acid aminotransferase, translating to MAAVPFDQLDGQIWFNGEFVDWKDAKIHVLTHGLHYASAVFEGERAYGGRVFKLTEHNQRLHKSAEILGFSVPYSVEELDAATIELLKRQGFADAYVRPIAWRGSEMMGISAQNNRINVAIAIWQWGSYFNPTEKLKGIRLDIAEYRRPDPRTAPCASKAAGLYMICTISKHAAEAKGYADAMMLDYRGQVAEATGANIFFVRDGVIHTPTPDCFLNGITRQTVIELARRRGYEVVERAIMPEELADFTECFLTGSAAEVTPVSEIGPYTFKPATISETLMNDYTKEVYPVAAAAE from the coding sequence ATGGCAGCAGTTCCCTTTGATCAGTTGGACGGTCAGATCTGGTTCAACGGTGAATTCGTCGATTGGAAGGACGCGAAGATCCATGTGCTCACGCACGGCCTGCACTACGCCAGCGCCGTCTTCGAGGGCGAGCGCGCCTATGGCGGCCGTGTTTTCAAGCTGACCGAGCACAATCAGCGCCTGCACAAGTCGGCCGAAATCCTCGGCTTCTCCGTTCCCTATTCGGTCGAGGAACTGGATGCGGCTACCATCGAACTTCTGAAACGCCAGGGCTTCGCCGACGCCTATGTCCGGCCGATCGCCTGGCGCGGCTCGGAAATGATGGGCATTTCCGCCCAGAACAACCGCATCAATGTCGCCATCGCCATCTGGCAGTGGGGTAGCTATTTCAACCCGACCGAAAAGCTCAAGGGCATCCGCCTCGATATCGCCGAATATCGCCGTCCGGACCCCAGGACCGCGCCCTGCGCCTCCAAGGCCGCGGGCCTCTACATGATCTGCACCATCTCCAAGCATGCCGCGGAAGCCAAGGGCTATGCGGATGCGATGATGCTCGACTATCGCGGCCAGGTCGCCGAGGCGACGGGCGCCAACATCTTCTTCGTCAGGGACGGCGTCATCCATACTCCGACGCCGGACTGCTTCCTCAACGGCATCACCCGCCAGACGGTCATCGAGCTTGCCCGGCGCCGCGGCTATGAAGTGGTCGAGCGGGCAATCATGCCGGAAGAGCTCGCAGACTTCACCGAGTGTTTCCTGACCGGATCGGCCGCCGAAGTGACGCCGGTCTCGGAGATCGGCCCCTATACGTTCAAGCCGGCCACGATTTCCGAGACGCTGATGAACGACTACACGAAGGAAGTCTATCCGGTGGCTGCTGCCGCCGAATGA
- a CDS encoding MarR family transcriptional regulator, producing the protein MNPSPAGTDITDAVDFEIIELFFFAYRDFTSDPDVILEKRGFGRAHHRVLHFVDREPGMTVADLLETLRITKQSLARVLKQLIDSGYIHQVAGPEDRRQRKLYTTKEGKTLARALAEPQSRRIAEALAKTGPGARDMIKRFLAGMKTADEN; encoded by the coding sequence ATGAACCCCTCTCCGGCCGGGACAGACATAACGGACGCGGTGGACTTTGAAATCATCGAGTTGTTCTTCTTCGCCTATCGGGATTTCACTTCGGATCCGGACGTGATTCTCGAAAAACGCGGCTTCGGCCGGGCGCATCACCGCGTGCTGCATTTCGTCGACCGCGAACCCGGCATGACCGTTGCCGATCTGCTCGAAACGTTGAGGATCACCAAGCAAAGCCTTGCCCGTGTTTTGAAACAACTCATCGATTCAGGGTATATTCACCAAGTTGCCGGACCGGAGGACCGCAGGCAGCGCAAGCTCTATACAACAAAGGAAGGCAAGACGCTGGCAAGGGCCTTGGCCGAGCCACAGTCGCGGCGCATAGCCGAAGCCCTGGCCAAAACCGGTCCCGGCGCCCGCGACATGATCAAGCGCTTCCTTGCCGGAATGAAGACCGCCGACGAAAACTGA
- a CDS encoding response regulator transcription factor, with translation MTKTTRIDDDAAHLLVVDDDRRIRDLLNRYLMEKGFRVTTAADAGEARRKLEGIDYDLLIIDVMMPGETGISLTQSLRKIKTVPVIMLTALAESNARIEGLEAGADDYLPKPFDPRELVLRINNILRRNAPAKAPKIEQVIFGPFTFSVVRKELRRGADHIRLTDREQEIMMLFSQRAGETIPRHELVSDDAEVGERTIDVQINRLRRKIEDDPSNPVWLQTVRGIGYRLSVD, from the coding sequence ATGACAAAGACGACGAGGATCGACGACGATGCCGCCCATCTTCTGGTGGTCGATGACGACCGCCGCATCCGCGATCTTCTGAACCGCTACCTGATGGAAAAGGGCTTTCGCGTGACCACGGCAGCGGACGCCGGCGAGGCGCGCCGAAAGCTCGAAGGCATAGACTACGACCTGTTGATCATCGACGTGATGATGCCCGGTGAAACCGGAATCTCGCTGACCCAGAGCCTGCGCAAGATCAAGACCGTACCGGTGATCATGCTGACGGCGCTGGCGGAATCGAACGCCCGCATCGAGGGCTTGGAAGCCGGCGCCGACGACTATCTGCCCAAGCCCTTCGATCCACGCGAACTGGTGCTGCGCATCAACAACATCCTGCGGCGCAACGCGCCCGCCAAGGCCCCGAAGATCGAACAGGTGATTTTCGGCCCCTTTACTTTCTCCGTCGTGCGCAAGGAATTGCGCCGGGGCGCGGACCATATTCGCCTCACCGACCGGGAGCAGGAAATCATGATGCTGTTCTCCCAGCGTGCCGGCGAAACCATTCCGCGCCATGAACTGGTGAGCGACGACGCCGAAGTTGGCGAACGGACCATCGACGTGCAGATCAACCGCCTGCGCCGCAAGATCGAGGACGACCCGTCAAACCCCGTCTGGCTGCAGACGGTGCGCGGCATTGGCTATCGGCTAAGCGTGGACTAG
- a CDS encoding ATP-binding protein — protein MTSFDILRRYRTQTGVTTWNRVVRWLRRQLPMGLYARSLLIVIIPMVLLQSVVAFVFMERHWQLVTQRLSAAVTGDIAAVIDLIDAMPESDYATIVRIAREKLDLNISIEPDGELPAPRPKPFFEILDQILSEEISRQIHRPFWIDTVGDSDLVEVRIKLDGERILRVYARRSQAYASNTHIFIVWMVGASLVLLTIAILFLRGQIRPILALAKAAESFGKGQKIDDFSPRGADEIRRAGLAFIQMRERIERQIEQRTAMLTGVSHDLRTILTRFKLQLALAGDSADLDNLNQDVEDMQSMLEGYLSFARGEAEEDVGELKLHDLMNRLTLEAELQGKTVTTTVEGDDNVRVRPNAFTRLVANLASNAYRYANTIHIDAKHSTKWITVTVDDDGPGIPESSRDDVFKPFFRLDEARNLDSSGTGLGLAIALDIARSHGGNVILSDSPLGGLRAVVRVPA, from the coding sequence ATGACGAGCTTTGACATCCTGCGGCGCTATCGGACGCAAACGGGCGTAACCACCTGGAATCGCGTCGTGCGCTGGCTGCGGCGGCAATTGCCGATGGGACTCTACGCTCGCTCGCTGCTGATCGTCATCATTCCCATGGTCCTCTTGCAGTCGGTCGTCGCCTTCGTGTTCATGGAGCGGCACTGGCAGCTCGTCACCCAGCGTTTGTCGGCAGCCGTCACCGGTGATATCGCCGCGGTCATCGACCTGATCGATGCGATGCCGGAAAGCGACTATGCCACGATCGTGCGAATTGCCCGGGAAAAGCTGGATCTCAACATCTCCATCGAGCCGGACGGCGAATTGCCCGCGCCGCGCCCGAAACCTTTCTTCGAGATTCTCGACCAGATTCTCAGCGAGGAGATCTCCCGCCAGATCCACCGCCCCTTCTGGATCGATACGGTCGGCGATTCCGATCTCGTCGAAGTCCGCATCAAGCTCGACGGCGAGCGCATCCTTCGCGTCTATGCCCGCCGCAGCCAGGCCTACGCCTCGAATACGCATATCTTCATCGTCTGGATGGTCGGCGCCTCGCTGGTGCTTTTGACCATTGCCATCCTCTTTCTGCGCGGCCAGATCCGGCCGATCCTCGCGCTTGCCAAGGCGGCGGAGAGTTTCGGCAAGGGCCAGAAGATCGACGATTTTTCGCCGCGCGGCGCCGACGAAATCCGCCGCGCCGGCCTTGCCTTCATCCAGATGCGCGAGCGCATCGAACGCCAGATCGAGCAGCGAACCGCCATGCTGACCGGCGTCAGCCACGACCTGCGCACGATCCTCACTCGCTTCAAGCTGCAGCTGGCGCTGGCCGGCGACAGCGCCGATCTCGACAATCTCAACCAAGACGTCGAGGACATGCAGAGCATGCTCGAAGGCTACCTGTCTTTCGCTCGCGGCGAGGCGGAAGAAGATGTCGGCGAACTGAAGCTGCACGATCTGATGAATCGGCTGACGCTGGAAGCCGAACTTCAGGGCAAGACCGTGACGACCACCGTCGAGGGCGACGACAACGTGCGCGTACGGCCCAATGCCTTCACCCGGCTGGTCGCCAACCTCGCCTCGAATGCCTATCGCTATGCCAATACCATCCATATTGACGCCAAGCACAGCACGAAATGGATCACGGTCACGGTCGACGATGATGGCCCCGGTATTCCGGAATCGTCCCGCGACGACGTCTTCAAGCCGTTCTTCCGGCTCGACGAGGCGCGCAATCTCGACAGTTCGGGAACCGGCCTTGGCCTCGCCATCGCCCTCGACATCGCCCGCAGCCACGGCGGCAATGTTATTTTGTCGGACAGTCCGTTGGGTGGCTTGAGGGCGGTGGTGCGAGTGCCGGCTTGA
- a CDS encoding DNA-binding protein: MMSKKPEIGGYIDDEEAGLIEALENEKALPVGRLTADRRKELETMARAAFSDDREKISLRVSKGDLARLKSRALQEGIPYQTLINSIIHKYVSE, encoded by the coding sequence ATGATGTCGAAGAAGCCTGAAATCGGTGGTTATATCGACGACGAGGAAGCGGGGCTGATCGAAGCCCTGGAGAATGAAAAGGCACTTCCCGTTGGTCGATTGACGGCCGACCGTCGCAAAGAACTGGAGACGATGGCGCGGGCGGCATTCAGCGATGATCGTGAAAAGATTTCGCTGCGGGTTTCAAAAGGCGATCTCGCGCGGCTAAAGTCGCGCGCCCTGCAAGAGGGCATACCCTATCAAACGCTGATCAATTCCATCATCCACAAATACGTGTCCGAATAA
- a CDS encoding toxin, which yields MSKFLWSIEKNRALKEHSDRHICFEDIVAAIDAGGLLDDIEHPNVEKYPNQRMLVVLFSGYVYAVPYVQDANGNLFLKTAFPSRRLRQIDVSGDDDDVEEA from the coding sequence ATGTCGAAATTCCTTTGGAGCATCGAGAAAAACCGTGCCCTGAAGGAGCATTCGGACAGGCATATCTGTTTTGAGGACATTGTTGCTGCGATCGATGCTGGGGGCTTGCTGGACGATATCGAGCATCCGAATGTCGAGAAGTATCCCAACCAGCGAATGCTCGTCGTTCTGTTCTCGGGGTATGTCTATGCCGTTCCATATGTTCAGGACGCGAATGGGAATCTGTTCTTGAAAACGGCATTTCCAAGCCGGAGGCTCAGGCAGATTGATGTGTCAGGAGATGATGATGATGTCGAAGAAGCCTGA
- a CDS encoding protein tyrosine phosphatase: MDMNAIREFIRVTCLRDAAAVAGDWSATHVVSLLDPELAEEHVPRISGATHHVVRLRDQENAQATGHFPETTTAFFDLVLPAIEQQDSRILVHCHAGVSRSTAFAYGIIAHRFGAGREAEAFEALLSIVNKPWPNRRIIEIFDAHWQREGQLLAPLDAMRDRHPKRIDAWHRFNARRGMTGGYSR, from the coding sequence ATGGACATGAACGCGATCCGCGAATTCATCCGCGTCACCTGCCTGCGCGACGCAGCCGCCGTTGCCGGTGATTGGTCGGCCACGCACGTCGTCTCGCTTCTCGATCCGGAACTGGCGGAAGAACATGTTCCGCGCATTTCCGGCGCGACGCACCATGTCGTGCGGCTGCGCGACCAGGAAAACGCGCAGGCCACCGGCCATTTTCCCGAAACGACAACGGCGTTTTTCGACCTCGTACTTCCGGCCATCGAGCAGCAGGACAGCCGGATCCTCGTGCATTGCCATGCGGGCGTCAGCCGTTCCACCGCCTTCGCCTACGGCATCATCGCCCACCGTTTCGGCGCAGGGCGGGAAGCTGAGGCTTTCGAGGCCTTGCTGTCGATCGTCAACAAGCCCTGGCCCAACCGCCGCATCATCGAGATTTTCGATGCGCACTGGCAGCGGGAAGGGCAGCTCCTGGCGCCGCTCGACGCGATGCGGGATCGTCATCCAAAGCGCATCGATGCCTGGCACCGCTTCAACGCGCGGCGCGGAATGACCGGCGGGTATTCGAGGTGA
- a CDS encoding tRNA-binding protein, whose amino-acid sequence MTETIAYADFERVDIRAGTIVEVSPFPEARKPAFKIVIDFGPEIGLKKSSAQITVHYTLESLVGRQVLGVVNFPPRQIGPFRSEVLTLGFEDENGDIVLTAVDKPVPNGKKML is encoded by the coding sequence ATGACCGAGACCATCGCCTATGCCGATTTCGAGCGCGTCGATATTCGCGCCGGCACCATCGTCGAGGTTTCTCCCTTTCCCGAGGCGCGTAAGCCCGCCTTCAAGATCGTCATCGATTTCGGTCCCGAGATCGGGCTCAAGAAATCCTCGGCACAGATCACCGTTCACTATACGCTGGAAAGCCTGGTCGGCCGCCAGGTGCTCGGCGTTGTCAACTTCCCGCCACGCCAGATCGGGCCGTTCCGCTCGGAAGTCTTGACGCTTGGTTTCGAGGACGAAAACGGCGACATTGTTCTCACCGCTGTGGACAAGCCGGTGCCGAACGGCAAGAAGATGCTGTAG
- the proC gene encoding pyrroline-5-carboxylate reductase, with protein MTVNAAGPIVLIGAGNMGGAMLAGWLKSGIPGANILVIDPGPSPAMAKLIADNGVGYESAAPADLKAGVLFLAVKPQMMATVLPPLKGLVGLETVVVSVAAGTTLGLMHSHLGDAAMVRAMPNTPAMIGRGVTGAFANGAVSSVQRDLVDNLLKVSGPVEWVETEADIDAVTAVSGSGPAYVFYLVECMAEAGRKAGLQADLAMRLARETVAGAGELLHQSPDDASKLRQNVTSPGGTTAAALSILMADDGMQPLFDKAIAAARKRAEELAG; from the coding sequence ATGACCGTGAATGCTGCCGGACCGATCGTCCTTATCGGCGCAGGTAACATGGGCGGCGCGATGCTCGCCGGTTGGCTGAAAAGCGGCATTCCGGGCGCCAATATCCTCGTCATCGATCCAGGCCCATCACCGGCTATGGCAAAGCTGATCGCCGACAACGGGGTGGGCTACGAATCTGCAGCGCCTGCCGACCTGAAGGCCGGCGTTCTTTTCCTCGCGGTCAAGCCGCAGATGATGGCAACGGTGCTGCCGCCGCTCAAAGGTCTTGTCGGGCTGGAGACGGTCGTCGTTTCGGTCGCCGCCGGAACGACGCTCGGTCTCATGCATTCGCATCTGGGCGACGCCGCCATGGTGCGCGCCATGCCGAACACGCCGGCGATGATCGGTCGCGGTGTCACCGGCGCCTTTGCCAACGGCGCGGTATCGTCTGTACAGCGCGATCTCGTCGACAATCTCCTGAAGGTCAGTGGCCCCGTTGAGTGGGTCGAAACAGAAGCCGACATCGATGCGGTCACGGCCGTATCGGGTAGCGGCCCGGCCTATGTCTTTTATCTCGTCGAGTGCATGGCGGAAGCCGGCCGCAAGGCCGGTCTTCAGGCGGACCTTGCCATGCGGCTTGCGCGGGAAACCGTCGCCGGGGCTGGTGAACTCCTACACCAGTCCCCCGATGACGCCTCGAAACTGCGCCAGAACGTGACGTCCCCGGGCGGAACGACGGCAGCGGCCCTTTCCATTCTCATGGCCGACGACGGCATGCAGCCGCTGTTCGATAAGGCGATTGCCGCAGCCCGCAAGCGGGCGGAAGAGTTGGCCGGTTAA
- a CDS encoding YbjN domain-containing protein — protein sequence MSLMELELERQSNPVDMIEFVAANNDWCFERSGEDEIAMTVEGKWTDYHVSFSWMEEFEALHLACAFDIKVPEGRVNEVIRLLSHINGQVLMGHFDLWRQEDVVIFRQSLLLAGGAEPTNQQVEVLLSSALEACEAYFQAFQFVVWSGIDAQSAVEAVMFETVGEA from the coding sequence ATGAGCCTGATGGAACTGGAACTGGAGCGCCAATCGAACCCGGTCGACATGATCGAGTTCGTCGCAGCCAACAATGATTGGTGTTTCGAGCGCTCAGGCGAAGACGAGATCGCCATGACGGTCGAGGGCAAGTGGACCGACTATCATGTCTCCTTCTCTTGGATGGAGGAATTCGAGGCACTGCATCTCGCTTGCGCCTTCGACATCAAGGTTCCCGAAGGCCGTGTCAACGAAGTGATCCGGCTGCTCTCCCATATCAACGGGCAGGTGCTGATGGGACATTTCGATCTCTGGCGCCAGGAAGATGTGGTAATCTTCCGCCAGTCGCTTCTGCTCGCCGGCGGCGCCGAGCCGACCAACCAGCAGGTCGAAGTGCTGTTGTCCAGCGCGCTCGAAGCCTGCGAAGCTTATTTCCAGGCCTTTCAGTTCGTCGTCTGGTCCGGCATCGATGCTCAAAGTGCGGTCGAAGCGGTGATGTTCGAAACTGTCGGAGAGGCATGA
- a CDS encoding accessory factor UbiK family protein yields the protein MSTGTNRILDDFAKLMTDAAGAAQGVRREMETVFRAQGERLLNSMDIVKREEFEAVREMALKAREENDALLARIAALEARLSEAGK from the coding sequence ATGAGCACAGGCACAAACCGCATTCTGGATGACTTCGCCAAGCTGATGACGGACGCTGCCGGCGCCGCTCAGGGCGTGCGGCGTGAGATGGAAACCGTCTTCCGCGCCCAGGGCGAACGCCTGCTGAATTCGATGGATATCGTCAAGCGCGAGGAGTTCGAGGCGGTCAGGGAGATGGCCCTGAAAGCCCGCGAGGAAAACGACGCGCTTCTGGCCCGGATCGCAGCGCTCGAAGCGCGCCTGTCCGAGGCCGGAAAATAA